In Nerophis lumbriciformis linkage group LG14, RoL_Nlum_v2.1, whole genome shotgun sequence, a single genomic region encodes these proteins:
- the zap70 gene encoding tyrosine-protein kinase ZAP-70, with translation MAADPAAELPFFFGSISRADAEQYLKLAGMSDGLFLLRQCFRNLGGYVLSMVCNIEFHHYTIEKQLNNTYCIARGKPHCGLSELCEFYSKDPDGLVCALRKPCLRSPDTAIQTGVFDSLKEHMLKEYVKQTWGLEGEAMKQAIISQAPQVERLIATTAHERMPWYHGQIPRQESERLLYRGSQPDGKFLIRDREEPNTFALSVMYGKTIYHYQIIEGKSGKYSMPGGTQFDTIWQLVEYLKMKSDGLVTCLGDACVNGAAGKLPSLPATRRMGLNSYTPTPRGSVPLNVTSKAAPAAVPADDLLLPMDCVGFNPYHNPNDIKKFNIRRDQLMIDEVELGSGNFGCVKKGVLMADSGQMDVAIKVLKSDNEALVKEEMMKEAEIMHQLSNPFIVQMLGLCRAESLMLVMEMAAAGPLNKFLFSNKDTVTVENIVNLMHQVSMGMKYLEEKNFVHRDLAARNVLLVNQQLAKISDFGLSKALGADDSYYKARSAGPWPLKWYAPECVNFRKFSSKSDVWSFGVTMWEAFSYGGKPYKKMKQVEVNNMIESGKRLACPAKCPERMHELMQECWTYKHEERPDFKKVEESMRSYHYSISNKVKPEGFASAADPKKPT, from the exons ATGGCCGCCGACCCTGCAGCAGAACTACCTTTCTTCTTCGGCAGCATCAGTCGCGCTGACGCTGAGCAGTATTTGAAGCTGGCCGGCATGTCAGACGGGCTCTTCTTGCTGCGCCAGTGTTTCCGAAATCTGGGTGGCTATGTCCTCTCCATGGTGTGCAACATTGAGTTCCACCATTACACCATTGAGAAACAGCTTAACAACACCTACTGCATCGCACGAGGCAAACCCCACTGTGGGCTTTCAGAGCTGTGTGAGTTCTACAGCAAGGACCCTGATGGGCTGGTGTGTGCTCTGAGGAAACCCTGCTTACGCTCCCCGGATACAGCGATCCAAACCGGTGTGTTTGACAGCCTGAAGGAACACATGTTGAAGGAATATGTCAAGCAGACCTGGGGCCTTGAG GGAGAAGCCATGAAGCAAGCGATCATCAGTCAAGCTCCTCAAGTGGAAAGGCTCATCGCCACTACAGCCCACGAGAGGATGCCTTGGTATCACGGGCAAATCCCCCGACAGGAAAGTGAGAGGCTGCTCTATCGCGGTAGTCAACCAGACGGCAAGTTTCT CATTAGAGACCGAGAGGAGCCGAATACTTTTGCACTCTCTGTCATGTATGGAAAAACTATTTATCACTATCAAATCATCGAAGGCAAGTCAGGAAAATATTCCATGCCAGGAGGGACACAGTTTGATACAATATGGCAG CTGGTAGAGTACCTGAAGATGAAATCTGATGGCTTGGTGACATGTCTTGGCGATGCATGTGTCAACGGAGCGGCTGGAA AGCTACCCAGTCTTCCAGCAACA AGGAGAATGGGCCTAAATAGCTACACACCGACCCCTCGAG GCTCGGTACCTCTGAATGTGACTTCCAAGGCCGCCCCAGCAGCTGTACCTGCAGATGATCTTCTACTTCCAATGGACTGCGTCGGGTTCAACCCATATCATAATCCCAACGACATCAAGAAGTTTAACATTCGGAGGGACCAGCTGATGATCGACGAGGTTGAGCTCGGCTCTGGCAATTTTGGCTGCGTGAAGAAGGGAGTCCTCATGGCTGACAG CGGCCAGATGGATGTTGCCATCAAAGTGCTGAAGAGCGACAACGAGGCGCTAGTGAAGGAGGAGATGATGAAGGAGGCAGAGATCATGCATCAGCTGAGTAATCCCTTCATTGTTCAGATGCTGGGGCTGTGCAGGGCTGAAAGTCTGATGCTGGTCATGGAGATGGCTGCCGCCGGACCTCTCAACAAGTTTCTTTTCTCAAATAA AGATACGGTAACGGTGGAGAACATTGTCAACCTGATGCACCAGGTGTCCATGGGGATGAAATATCTGGAAGAGAAAAACTTTGTGCACAGAGATTTAGCAGCTCGCAATGTATTGCTGGTCAACCAACAGCTTGCTAAAATCAGTGACTTTGGGCTGTCCAAGGCCCTGGGAGCGGACGACAGCTACTACAAG GCCCGTTCTGCAGGCCCATGGCCGCTGAAGTGGTACGCGCCAGAATGTGTCAACTTCCGCAAGTTCTCCAGCAAAAGTGACGTGTGGAGTTTCGGGGTCACCATGTGGGAAGCCTTCTCATACGGCGGGAAACCCTACAAG AAAATGAAACAGGTGGAAGTGAATAATATGATTGAAAGTGGGAAGCGCTTGGCGTGTCCCGCAAAGTGTCCGGAACGGATGCATGAACTGATGCAAGAATGCTGGACATACAA ACATGAGGAGCGCCCCGACTTCAAGAAGGTGGAGGAGTCCATGAGATCTTACCATTATTCCATATCAAACAAGGTTAAACCAGAAGGATTTGCCTCTGCCGCTGATCCGAAGAAAccgacataa